Genomic window (Dasypus novemcinctus isolate mDasNov1 chromosome 10, mDasNov1.1.hap2, whole genome shotgun sequence):
attaaacaGAAGTTGGCCCCCTCCTTTGGCATGGTTCACCCTAACCCTATGGATGGGGTCTGAGGATGGTGATGGGGGGCCTGAGCTCTGGGCTGGCCTGTGAAAGAGATGGGAGCAACCTGAATTCTTGATATCCCAAGCTCCCAGGCCAAGGCAGTCCCCTCTCCTACCAACTCTGGACAGATACCCCCTCACCCTCCCAGCCATCACTCAGAGAAAGATTGTTCAAGTAACAAGGATTGATGAGGGAAAGCGAGACTCTACCCTCATGTGATCTTCCCAACTAGGGCCTATGAAAAGGGCTTCAAGCCCTGGGCCTGTATCATCTCAGCACACATTTCTCCCCTTTCACTCCACTCTGTGCAGATCAGAGAGGGTAGGACTGGGTGAGCCCAGCACTGCAATTGGTCCTGGACATAAGATACGGAGTCAGACTCCTTCTCAAAGTAGGGGAAGTAGGGGGCCAAGGAGCCGAGCACCATCACCCTCCAGGGGGCTTTGACAGTTGCGATGGGGTAGGGATGGGGAGATGTCTACTTCTGGTTCCAGCATGGGGCACTGGGCTGGCTCCTTCTAGCTCTCAAGTCTTGTCCTGGACCACTAACTCTTCTAGGTAGATCTTTTTCCTGCTCACTCCCCCCTTCATACTTATAGATTTCCCCGGGTGGTACCTGCTACCCCAGGCTAGCACTACAGACATCCTGAAACAGCTCCTGCAGGTTCCCAGATCCTGTACCCCAATCCCAAGAGAATAGAGGGATGACCAGGCCCTGACCCCTCCCTCAGTTGGCCTTGCTCAGTCTATAGTCTTCCACTGGATCCCGGCTCTCAACAGCTGACACAGCGATGAGCATCTGGGCAGCATAGTAGGTAGACATGATGAGTGCCCTGGAGTAGGGCACTGTGAAGCGGAACTTGTTGAGGGCGATGGTCATGTCTGAGATGATAAAGAGCAGTGCGCCACTGCCTGCTGCCAGCTCAGTCCAGCGCCAGGCCGCCCCAACCAGCCGTAGCCCTGCCAGAGCCCGCCAGCTCATGAAGCCGATAAGGGCTATGTAGACCCCCACCAGGTAGGTAAAGGCACCTGAGAGGCCTGGGTAGAGAAGGGCATAGCACAGGCATGACAGCACTGCCATCACCAGGCCTGTCCGCAGGGCCAGTGGCTGCATGCCAAAGGCTGAAGCGTAGAACATGTGGGTCACAGCAAACATCAGCAGACCTGGGAGTGAGAGGGAATGCTGAGGGCAGGCTCAGGTGAGTTACTTGGGTGTGGGGGGAGCTCAGGGTAACCCAGGAGCTTTGTGGGGATAAGAGGGATGGGAGGAGACCCATAAAGGTaaaccctcccccctccccactacCCTGAGGAACTTCAGAATTGATCACCAGATCATCTGCAATGTCATCCACCAACAGAGGAACCCAGAGCTCCTGGCCTCAGAGGCCTTCGAACTTCCCATATTCTGGTTTAAAAACTCCCTCCCCAAATCCTTGCCCCCCAGCTCCAGGGCCCCTCCCACACAGCCACTGTGGTCACTGACCGTGCACAAAGTAGCCCTGGTCCTGCCAGATGAGGAAAGCATCACCTAGAGCAGAGAAGACAAGTCCCACAAAGATGCGGGTGGCACTGGGGTGGGTCTGCAGGAATCTCAGTCCGTGGGCCAGAAGGAAGAGCCAGAGGCAAAAGATGGGCAGGCACTTGACGAGGGTGCTGACCCACGACGGGCTGGACGTGGGCAGCCAGAGCACAAAGTACACGCAGGTGGCCTTGAAGAAGGGCACCAGCTTGGGTCCCTC
Coding sequences:
- the TMEM86A gene encoding lysoplasmalogenase TMEM86A — protein: MVSPVTVVKSEGPKLVPFFKATCVYFVLWLPTSSPSWVSTLVKCLPIFCLWLFLLAHGLRFLQTHPSATRIFVGLVFSALGDAFLIWQDQGYFVHGLLMFAVTHMFYASAFGMQPLALRTGLVMAVLSCLCYALLYPGLSGAFTYLVGVYIALIGFMSWRALAGLRLVGAAWRWTELAAGSGALLFIISDMTIALNKFRFTVPYSRALIMSTYYAAQMLIAVSAVESRDPVEDYRLSKAN